The stretch of DNA AGCTACTAACGCTACTTGGTCAGCATAAACACCGTAGCGACGTAGATTGCGGTGTCCTCGCTGGACAATTTCTTCCGCCTTCTGTTGAAAATAATAATCTACCGTAGTTTGGACGCGCATACCACCTTTGAGTACCGCATCGCGTCCGAAGCGATCGTTTAATTCGGAAATAACTGCTTCGGTAATGTAAGGCAGTTTACTGGTGCGCCATGCGGTCGGTTTACCTACTAATAGAGGTGCTTCGCGGGCGGTTTTCGCTTCCTCTGAGTTAATCCAACCTAACTCTTCCATCCGGCTCAGAACCACTGCCTGTCGCCGTTTAGTTTCGTCGTAGTTAATAAAAGGACTATAATCTTCTGGAGCTTGAATTAACCCAGCCATCATCGCGGCTTCTGGTAGGGTAAGTTCCGAAGCCGGTTTGTTAAAGTAACTTTCCGCAGCAGTTTGAACGCCGTAGTTGTTATGACCCCAATAGATACTATTGAGGTACATTTCCAGAATTTCATCTTTATTAAAAATTTGCTCGACTCGAATTGCTAAGACTGCTTCAGCGAGTTTACGGCTAACAGTGCGATCGCGAGAGAGGAAGAGATTTTTTACTAACTGCATGGTGATTGTTGAGCCACCTTCAACCACTGAACCTTGTTTCCAGTTAGCCACGAAAGCACGCCCAATACTATTGGGGTTAATACCTTCATGAAGATAAAAGTGGCTATCTTCGATCGCTAGGACTGCTCGCTTTAGTTCTGGAGAAACTTCGTCAAGTTTAACTACTTTACGATTAGCTTCACCGTGCAAACTGGCAAGAGGTCTACCTTTGATGTCATAAACATAAGTAGTTTCCGTGGGAGCATAACCCCGCAGCACTCTGACATCGGGAAGGTTGCGAAAGCTAACCGCTAAACCGACCAGTCCTCCAGCTACAACCGAACTGGTTAGCATGGTAATACCTAGAATTGTGCCACCTGTTGCTTTGGCAACTCCTTTGGCAAAATTTATAGCTGGTGCAGTTGTAGCTTGCTTATTTTCTGTTTTTTGTCTAATGGTGCTAGTGGACACGGCGATTTTACTTCCTCACTCAAAAAAAGATTCAACTCGCTCCCGCAGGTTAACAAAACGTCAACACTTTCCTTTAGATGATTACATTAATTTACTAACTAACGCAGGATTAAGTAGAAAATTTTACTCTGTCTTACTTTGTATGGTACTGGTTATGAAAATTATTGCTAGGGGTCTTGGGTGGGGAAATACTAACTGGCACACTCTAGATATCTCGCCTAACTTGTTTTTCGTCAAAATAGTAGTAGCCTACAACATTAGAGGTGGATTTAGCTAGTACCGCCTGGGGTCAAAGATCCTGGTTTAGGGATTGATTTGAGGATAATTTTCCTTTCACAATCGTAAAAAACAGCTAGTTAAGAAAAATTTGTCAATGGTTTGGCATTGTTGGCAATTTATAATAGATAGGCTGAGTGCCAGCAGTTGTTGATTTTTAATTAGATGAGATCGCTTTATGCCGCCAGGAAACCAAACCTCGGATCTTGATTGGCTTTTTCGGGGAACTAGTGAAATTTTCCCAGATCGTCCGGATTCTCAAAACCCTCAAGAGAATTTGGCTCAACTTTTGGCACAATCTGACCGACCTTTACGAGTTAAGTTGGGTATTGACCCTACTGGTGCTGACATCCACTTGGGTCATAGTATCTCATTTCGCAAGTTACGAGCGTTTCAGGATGCCGATCATGTAGCTGTCCTAATTATTGGTGATTTTACTGCTCAAATTGGCGATCCGACTGGTAAGTCGGAGGTACGTCGCCAATTATCTCCCCAGGAAGTTCGGGAAAATGCTCGCGATTATTTGGATCAGTTGCGTCCAATTTTGGATTTTGATACGCCGGGACGTTTGGAAATTCGCTATAACTCGGAGTGGCTGTCAAAGTTGGATTTGGCAAAAATTCAGGAGTTATTGGCGACAATGACTGTGGGGCAAATGTTGGCGAAGGAAGGCTTTGCTGAACGTTTTAGCCAAGAAAATCCGATTTATTTGCATGAGTTTCTTTACCCTTTGATGCAAGGTTATGATTCGGTGGCTGTACAGGCTGATGTGGAGTTGGGCGGAACTGACCAAAAGTTTAATATTGCGGTGGGAAGGGATTTGCAACGACATTTTGGTCAAAAACCTCAGTTTGGTTTGTTACTGCCGATTTTAATCGGGACTGATGGGGTGCAAAAGATGTCGAAGTCTTTGGGAAATTATGTGGGGTTGAAGGAAGATCCTCTGACGATGTACTCGAAGTTACAGGGAATTCCTGATGCGTTGTTGGATGAGTATTTTGAGTTGTTGACTAATTTGTTTTTGGATGAATTGCCAGAAAATCCGCGCGATCGCCAAAAACTTTTGGCTTTGGATGTGGTTTCTCAATATCACGGTAAGGATGTCGCTCTCAAAGCTAGAGAATCTCTAGAAAATATTAGTGGTGGCGATACTGCGGCGGCGGAAGCTGTGCCAACTTATTCTTTGTCTAATGTACAATTTCCCGCTCCTGTTTACTACATTCTCAATGCTAGTGGTTTGTGTAAAAGTAGTGGCGAAGGACGACGACAAATTCAAGGTGGTGCGGTGCGTTTGGATGGAGATCGCTTGACTGATGCTACTCTCGAGATTCAATCTCCTGAAGAACTATCTGGTAAAGTCTTACAAGTTGGTAAGAAAAAGTTTGTCCGTCTGATTCCCTAAACAAGGAAGAGAGGGAAGAGGGGGTTTTCAGTGACCAATCCCTAATCCCCAGTCCCTAATCCCCAATCACTAATCCCCCGATCGCTATGAATCATGAGAAAATTATTGTTCCTTTAGATGTCCCAACGTTATCGGAGGCGATCGCGTTACTCGATCTTTTGCCTCAAGTTAGCTTCTGGAAGGTTGGCTTGGAATTATTTGTCAATTGTGGACAAGAAATCTTAACAATTTTGCACAATCGACAAAAACGGATTTTCCTCGATCTCAAATTCCATGACATTCCTAATACGCTCGCTGGTGCTTGTTGTTCGGTGCAAAAATATCAAGTAGATTTGCTCACAATTCACGCTACTGCGGGACGAAAAGCTTTGCAAGCCGCAGTTGCAGCCGTGGAAAATGCTAATCAAAGACCAAAATTGCTGGCTGTGACGCTACTGACAAGTATTAATTCACGGGAATTAGCTTTTGACCTAAAAATCCCTTTAGAATTGCCGGAATATGCTTTACAAATGGCACTTTTAGCGAAAGAATCGGGTTTAGATGGCGCAATTTGTTCGCCTCAAGAAGCAGCGCAATTACGGCAAGTATGTGGAGAAGATTTTCTCTTAGTTTGTCCCGGAGTGCGCCCCAGTTGGGCTGATGCAGGCGATCAACGCCGGGTGATGACTCCAGAAAAGGCGATCGCTGCGGGTGCAGATTATTTGGTCATCGGTCGTCCAATTACGGCTGCTGACAATCCTAAACTAGCTTGGGAGCGCATTTGTCAAGACTTGAGTAATCTCTAAAAATCGCTTTCGAGTCAAGATATTTTTATGCGCTACCTATTGACTTTTTTATTAATTTATGTATTAAATCTTGTTCCTTTTTACCCGCGTTTGTCGCTACTTTTAGCACAACCAAACCAAGCAATAAATAATAACTCAACTTGTCCCACAGATGTAAAAATTTTAACCGAGCAAATGCTCAAAGACCTGCCCAGTTACGCAAATCGAGTCATTCAAAGAGCGCGACGTTTAGACAGAGATGTAGATATCTTCAGCTATGTAATTATCGCAGGAAGGGCTGAATTTGAGCCTCTCACCCTCGGTCCAGGGGAATATAATCCAGCACCAAACGCGATCGCCTTAGAACCACCTCAACAAATATTTTTTACCACCCTAGAACGACAATATACCGACGAAAAAGCCATCGAAACACAACACTATCACTGGTTATTTTTAGTCCAAACTGACAGTGGTTGGCGAGTAGTCACAATTTTTTCCCGACTGGGTTCCCCCTCAGCAGAACGTCCGCCCTTACCCCCACGAGAAACCAGTAAAGGCGTAATCGGTCAAGCAGTTAAACTATGGTTACGGGATTGCCGTGCGGGTACGTTACGCAGTTAATTTAAGATTGGGATCTAGCTCGTGGTTCTTGGTTGTGAGATCCTAAAAATAGGTTAACTACAGTTAAAGTAAATTAAACAGTATGGAACAAGAGCGTAAGTCAACAGTTGCAATTACTGGTGCGTCTTCCGGAGTCGGTTTGCAAGCAGCAAAAGCCCTTGCTGACAGAGGTTGGTTTGTTGTCATGGCTTGTCGGAATCTCGACAAAACGAAAAAAGCTGCTGAAAGCGTTGGAATGCCAGCAGACAGCTACCAAATTATCCATCTCGATCTCGCCAGTTTGAATAGTGTACGAGAATTTGTCAAGGACTTTCGTGAAACTGGCAGAACCTTAGATGCTTTAGTGTGCAATGCGGCAGTTTATTTGCCTTTGTCAAAAGAACCACAACGCAGCGCCGAAGGTTATGAATTGAGCGTCGCGACAAATCACTTGGGTCATTTTCTCTTGTGTAACTTAATGCTCGAAGATTTGCAAAAGTCATCACTTTCCGAGCCAAGAATGGTAATTTTGGGAACCGTAACAGCCAACCCGAAAGAGTTGGGAGGAAAAATTCCCATTCCTGCACCTCCAGACTTGGGAAATCTCCAAGGTTTTGAAGCAGGATTCAAAGAACCAATTGCGATGATTAATGGTAAGAAGTTTAAATCTGGTAAAGCTTACAAAGATAGTAAACTTTGTAATGTTTTGACAATGCGGGAGTTACATCGACGCTATCACGATTCTACGGGGATCGTTTTTAGTTCTTTATATCCCGGATGTGTGGCGACTACAGCTTTATTTAGAAATCACTATTCCTTGTTTCAGAAAATATTCCCCTTGTTCCAGAAATATATTACTGGAGGATTCGTAAGCGAAGAGTTAGCTGGAGAGCGGGTTGCAGCCGTAGTAGCTGACCCAGAATTCAGTGAATCTGGTAGTTATTGGAGTTGGGGAAATCGCCAAAAGAAAGGTCGTCAGTCATTTGTCCAAGAAGTTTCTGATGAAGCGAGTGATGATGACAAAGCGAAGCGTCTGTGGGAATTAAGCGAAAAGTTGGTGGGATTGGCTTAAGTTCGATGCTGTAGCAAATATCCTTAAAAAAGTAGCGGCGACTTTGAAGTTTTCTCTCAAAGGAGTCAGTAGTGGCGCTTTGACTACGCCAAATAGAGTCCATTTTTGGATGGCTTAAGAATCCCCTCCCTTTAGCAACGCGGAGGGAGGGGAGCAGTTAAGAATACAAGATCTTGGTAGTAAATTAACTTATCGCTAGCTCAAAAGCGGCGGAGAGATAGATTATCCTGTAAGGGATACCCTTGAATTGGGTAAAAAAGATTATTCGGCATGGCTAAATTAACACTGATACAGCGTAACTACTACTATCTCCTCGAAGCCGAACGTAGTGGCATTCATAAGCCAATACTAGCGGCACTTTATGCAGCTAGTGCTGCACCTTCTCTGGCTGATGGGGAAACTGGATTAGGAATTTTTCCCGTGAATCAAATTTCCTCGGAACAGCTTGATACTTTTCCCGAACAGGTACAGTATGCAGCGAATACAATTCGCGCTTTGACTGATAGTTTAATTAATTTGGGTTGGTCGGGAGAGGATCTTTGGAATGCTGAAAAAGGTCGCTACAGTGACAAATTTGTGGAAACAGTAGCTGATGGGTATATTCCTACAGCGAAGGAAAAGGCAGCCGCACGTTTAGAGTCTACGGATTTTGGGAAACTTTTGTCTGCTTATCGGGTAGACATGGAAATTAATTTCGATTATTCCCAACTGCCGCAAAATTTAGCTTATTTAGATACGGCATTGTTGAAATTAGTGGAGCGCGTTCCTGAGTATTATTTAGGTTGGGCGCACCAGCGAGATGCCTTATTGGAAGCAGCGCGGTTGTGGCGGAAATTAGATAGTCAAGAAAGTGCGAGATCGGCTTTGGCGGCTGAGGCGAATGTTTTGCCGGAAAATTTAACTGAGTCCGAGTTAGATTTGCTCCTGAAGGAGTACGTGGAGCGCATTTCTGCTAATTATGGGGGCTATCCCCATCAGCGAGAAGCTTTGCTGCGTTTGACTCAACTGTGGCGACAGTTGGAAAGTAGAGTAGAAGCGATCGCCTCTCTGGAAAATAATACTTCTCCCGATCCAGGGTTAGCATCTCTCGATCCGGCTTTGATTGCTTTTGTGCGACGAGTTCCTCAATATTACGAAGGTAAGGGTCAACAACGCAATGCTTTGACAGAAGCTTTTCGAGTTTGGCGACAGTTAAGCGATCGCGCGGAGGTTTTGGAGGTTTTAGGAATCGATCCGACAATCCTCACTGCTAATACTGGCGAACAAGAAAGTTTAGTTAATCTGGCGACTCAGTTAGACATGGAATTGCTGAGTTTTGTCCAACGTATTCCTAGCGCTTATCAAGAAATAGATTATCAGCGAGAAGCTTTGCTCCGACTTGTCCAACTTTGGCGAGGTTTGAAGACGCGCAGCCAAACGATCGCCTCTTTAAGCGAAGACTTAAAAATTTTAGCTAGAGAACGTCCTCAAATCGAAGATCGATTCCGAGCGATCGCTATTCCCCCTCGCCCGGAAAACTGGACTCCAGAGAACATTCAGCTTTTTGCACCAATTATCCCAGATGGCGCTTTTACCTGGGCAGAAGCCACCGCAGGCGGGATTTTTATACCTTCAGATCTAACAACCGTAGAAGCGATTGTCAGGATTGCTACACTAGCACAAAGGGTGCGCGATCGCCTTGGTCTTCCCTTGATTATCGCTAGCTGGTATCGTCCTCCTCACGTTAACCATGCGCTTGGTGGGGCGAAAACTAGTCGTCATTGCTTTGGAGACGCGATCGATTTTGTTTGCGAACATCTCACGGGAAATCAAATTTACTGGACTTTAGACCCTTGGTTCCCTGGTGGTTTAGGTCGATATACGCAGTTTCCCTACCTTTGCCACATTGATGCGCGGGGATACCGGGCAAGGTGGCAGCATTAGAATGCTACTTAGTCTCATCTTTGTGGAATCTAAATATTTTTATGCTGAGATTGAGGGCATCCTAGAAATAGATATGCCATTTTAACTAACAAGAGTGGAGATTATGTCTTCTCAATTATTTTTGATCGAACCTGTGTTGGCTCAAACTGAAGCTAGCCAACCACCTGCGCCGGAATCAGCGCCACCTTCCGGTAGTTTTTCCTTACCTGCCAAAATTTTTCTTTCTACAACAATTTTACTAGCGATTGGCGCGATCGCTTTGGCAGTTTACGGCAAACTCGAATTCGAGAAAAGGGATAAAGCACTTAAGTTTGAAAAGTTCAAAACGAGAGAGTTACAGAAAAAGTTGAAATTAGCTCTCAATACGATCAAGAAAATGGAAACTAATCCTGACTTGGTTCACTCGCGGGAATTTAATCTCGATTATCTGAGATTACGCATGGAAGATGAGGTGTTTCACTTCGCGATCGTTAACCATATTAAAGTTAAAGTCAAGCAATTAATTGGTGCAGCACTGCGTCCAGATACGAGAGAAAGTACAGTTGGTATTGCTAATACAAGCGGACGACAAATTGATGAAAAATTTGATGTCACTTATGATACAGTCACCAGAAGTGGCAAGAGACAAAAGGGCGTTTTATTTCGCATTCAAATCAAGTTAACCAAATTACCAACTCAGTCTACTTCTACGACAATCAATCAAATTATTGACTGTATTGAAAAGTTTTTGATGCCAGAAGAAAATCACGAAAACTGGTATCCTACTATTCAAGGTCGTATTGTCACAATGGAGTGGGATCAAAAGGCAAAACCAACTCCTTTACTGGTTTTACAGCAATCAACTGAAGGCGGTGGCGTTACTCTTAATCCGAAATGGGGAGGTAACACTCGCAAGTCTCCAGCTAAATCTTAATTAAGCTTGAGTAGAGGTTACTATATCATTAGCTCGATTGCGAACCAGGTGTCCATCTTCCATATGAATCAAGCGATCGGCAATATCTAAAATGCGGTTATCATGGGTGACAATCAAAATCGTGCATCCTTGTTCCCTCGCTAGTTTTTGCATGAGTTCGACTACGTCCCGGCCAGATTTACTATCTAGTGCCGCAGTGGGTTCATCTGCTAATACCATTTTTGGATGACTGACTAAAGCTCGCGCGATCGCTACTCGCTGTTTTTGTCCCCCAGAAAGGTTATCCGGATAGTAATTTACTCTCTCACCTAGCCCGACTGCTTCTAAAATGGCAATAGCTGTTCCCTTTGCCTCTGCTGGAGTAAACTTATTATGCAATTCAAGTGACATTTGTACGTTTTGTCTAGCTGTTAGCGATCGCAGTAAATTATGTGCTTGAAAAATATAGCCTATATTACGTCTAATTTTTACTAATTGACTTTTTCTCGCTCCTACTAATTCCTGCCCTAAAACTTTTAAACTACCGTACAGGGGAGAACGCAAACCTCCCATTAATGTGAGTAAGGTTGTTTTCCCAGAACCAGAAGGTCCTGTCATAATCACAATTTCTCCTGTTTTTAGCGTCAAGTTAATATCAAATAAAATATGTTTTCTTAGCGCTCCTTTACCAAAATAATG from Oscillatoria salina IIICB1 encodes:
- a CDS encoding D-Ala-D-Ala carboxypeptidase family metallohydrolase; translated protein: MAKLTLIQRNYYYLLEAERSGIHKPILAALYAASAAPSLADGETGLGIFPVNQISSEQLDTFPEQVQYAANTIRALTDSLINLGWSGEDLWNAEKGRYSDKFVETVADGYIPTAKEKAAARLESTDFGKLLSAYRVDMEINFDYSQLPQNLAYLDTALLKLVERVPEYYLGWAHQRDALLEAARLWRKLDSQESARSALAAEANVLPENLTESELDLLLKEYVERISANYGGYPHQREALLRLTQLWRQLESRVEAIASLENNTSPDPGLASLDPALIAFVRRVPQYYEGKGQQRNALTEAFRVWRQLSDRAEVLEVLGIDPTILTANTGEQESLVNLATQLDMELLSFVQRIPSAYQEIDYQREALLRLVQLWRGLKTRSQTIASLSEDLKILARERPQIEDRFRAIAIPPRPENWTPENIQLFAPIIPDGAFTWAEATAGGIFIPSDLTTVEAIVRIATLAQRVRDRLGLPLIIASWYRPPHVNHALGGAKTSRHCFGDAIDFVCEHLTGNQIYWTLDPWFPGGLGRYTQFPYLCHIDARGYRARWQH
- a CDS encoding DevA family ABC transporter ATP-binding protein; amino-acid sequence: MKKEPVVEIENLNHYFGKGALRKHILFDINLTLKTGEIVIMTGPSGSGKTTLLTLMGGLRSPLYGSLKVLGQELVGARKSQLVKIRRNIGYIFQAHNLLRSLTARQNVQMSLELHNKFTPAEAKGTAIAILEAVGLGERVNYYPDNLSGGQKQRVAIARALVSHPKMVLADEPTAALDSKSGRDVVELMQKLAREQGCTILIVTHDNRILDIADRLIHMEDGHLVRNRANDIVTSTQA
- a CDS encoding protochlorophyllide reductase — translated: MEQERKSTVAITGASSGVGLQAAKALADRGWFVVMACRNLDKTKKAAESVGMPADSYQIIHLDLASLNSVREFVKDFRETGRTLDALVCNAAVYLPLSKEPQRSAEGYELSVATNHLGHFLLCNLMLEDLQKSSLSEPRMVILGTVTANPKELGGKIPIPAPPDLGNLQGFEAGFKEPIAMINGKKFKSGKAYKDSKLCNVLTMRELHRRYHDSTGIVFSSLYPGCVATTALFRNHYSLFQKIFPLFQKYITGGFVSEELAGERVAAVVADPEFSESGSYWSWGNRQKKGRQSFVQEVSDEASDDDKAKRLWELSEKLVGLA
- the pyrF gene encoding orotidine-5'-phosphate decarboxylase is translated as MNHEKIIVPLDVPTLSEAIALLDLLPQVSFWKVGLELFVNCGQEILTILHNRQKRIFLDLKFHDIPNTLAGACCSVQKYQVDLLTIHATAGRKALQAAVAAVENANQRPKLLAVTLLTSINSRELAFDLKIPLELPEYALQMALLAKESGLDGAICSPQEAAQLRQVCGEDFLLVCPGVRPSWADAGDQRRVMTPEKAIAAGADYLVIGRPITAADNPKLAWERICQDLSNL
- a CDS encoding transglycosylase domain-containing protein — encoded protein: MSTSTIRQKTENKQATTAPAINFAKGVAKATGGTILGITMLTSSVVAGGLVGLAVSFRNLPDVRVLRGYAPTETTYVYDIKGRPLASLHGEANRKVVKLDEVSPELKRAVLAIEDSHFYLHEGINPNSIGRAFVANWKQGSVVEGGSTITMQLVKNLFLSRDRTVSRKLAEAVLAIRVEQIFNKDEILEMYLNSIYWGHNNYGVQTAAESYFNKPASELTLPEAAMMAGLIQAPEDYSPFINYDETKRRQAVVLSRMEELGWINSEEAKTAREAPLLVGKPTAWRTSKLPYITEAVISELNDRFGRDAVLKGGMRVQTTVDYYFQQKAEEIVQRGHRNLRRYGVYADQVALVAVDPRTHFVKALVGGVDYEKSQFNRAVQSRRQPGSAFKSFVYYAAFASGKYSPYSTVNDTPVSYRDGSGYYSPKNYGGGYAGPMSISTALIQSRNVPAVKIGRAVGLDKVIEVCRILGIKSPLEPVVSLPLGAIGVTPLEMAGSYATFASNGWHSDPTVIVRVTDSNGNILLDNTPRPKLVLDPWATASLTTVLKGVIAGGTGKNANIGRPAAGKTGTTSSERDVWFVGYVPQLSTAVWIGNDNYRPLGAGVTGGGHAAPIWRQFMSEALKNEPVKYFPSPSKFPRP
- the tyrS gene encoding tyrosine--tRNA ligase: MPPGNQTSDLDWLFRGTSEIFPDRPDSQNPQENLAQLLAQSDRPLRVKLGIDPTGADIHLGHSISFRKLRAFQDADHVAVLIIGDFTAQIGDPTGKSEVRRQLSPQEVRENARDYLDQLRPILDFDTPGRLEIRYNSEWLSKLDLAKIQELLATMTVGQMLAKEGFAERFSQENPIYLHEFLYPLMQGYDSVAVQADVELGGTDQKFNIAVGRDLQRHFGQKPQFGLLLPILIGTDGVQKMSKSLGNYVGLKEDPLTMYSKLQGIPDALLDEYFELLTNLFLDELPENPRDRQKLLALDVVSQYHGKDVALKARESLENISGGDTAAAEAVPTYSLSNVQFPAPVYYILNASGLCKSSGEGRRQIQGGAVRLDGDRLTDATLEIQSPEELSGKVLQVGKKKFVRLIP